ATAAAGCAGGCATTAAAGACGGTTAGTTAGACATCTTTGCTACTGCCTGAATAATATCATGCTTGGTAATGATATGCATATTACCTCCCAAATCCTTTAACAGTACAGCATTATTGTCTTTATTTATGAGTTTACTAATATCTTCAATAGATGCCGACTCACCAACTACCGGAAATGGCTTTTGCATGATGTTCTTAATGGTTTCTCCTTTAATATCTGTATTATCAATTAGTTTATTAAAAATATAACTATCATTTATAGAACCAATAAATTCATTGTTTTCAGTAATCGGAATTTGAGAAATATTGTATTTCCCTAAAATAGTTAAAGCTTCATTTACAGTGGCTTTGGAATCTAAAGTTAAAAGTTTTTGATTTTTGTGATTAGCAACCAAATCAATTGCTTTGGGTTTTGTTACTTCTAAAAAGTTTCTATCACGCATCCAATCATCATTAAACATTTTACCCATATATCTTGTGCCATGATCGTGGAAAATGATAACTACCACATCGCCTTTTTTGAATCGATCTTTCATTTGCAATAATCCCGCAAGTGCAGAACCTGCACTGTTTCCAACAAAAATCCCTTCTTCTTTAGGAATTCTTCGAGTCATAATGGCCGCATCTTTATCAGTTACTTTTTCAAAGTAATCGATTATTTTAAAATCAACATTGGCCGGAAGAAAATCTTCGCCAATTCCTTCCGTGATATAAGGGTAAATTTCATTTTTATCAAATATTCCGGTCTCCTTATATTTTTTGAAAACGGAGCCGTATGTATCAATACCTAATACCTGTATGTTTGGATTTTTTTCTTTTAAAAATCTTCCGGTGCCACAAATAGTTCCACCAGTGCCTACACCAACCACCAAGTGCGTGATTTTGCCGTCCGTTTGATCCCATATTTCAGGTCCGGTTTGTTCGTAATGTGCAATACTGTTACTTAAGTTATCATACTGATTCGGTTTCCATGCATTGGGGATTTCGTTCACCAAACGAGATGAAACTGAATAATATGAACGTGGATCTTCAGGTTCAACATCAGTTGGGCAAACGATTACTTCTGCACCAAATGCCCGTAATGCATCTACTTTTTCTTTACTCTGTTTATCTGTGGTGGTGAAAATACATTTATAGCCTTTAATAACTGCGCCAATGGCTAAGCCCATTCCGGTATTTCCGCTCGTCCCTTCAATAATTGTACCACCCGGCTTTAGTCTGCCGTCTTTTTCCGCATCTTCTATCATTTTGATGGCCATTCGGTCTTTGATGGAATTGCCCGGGTTAAATGTTTCTACTTTGGCATAAACATCACAAGGTAAATCTTTCGTGATTTTATTTAATTTAACTAAGGGCGTATTGCCAATGGTTTCTAAAATATTTTTACAGACTTTCATTTTTTATTAATTTGTTAGTTCGCCGATAATATTAGTGTTTATTAATTTTTTATTTTTTGATAATGAATTTTTTGTTCCGAACAAAAACATAAGTTTAGTAACTGCGCTTTCGAAAGTTAAATCTTTCCCGCTAATTACTCCAATTTTTTTTAAGTGGCTGCTTGTTTCATATTTGCCTTGAATAACTTTTCCTTCACGGCATTGCGTTATATTTAAAATTAAAATTCCGCGATCAATGGCTTTTTTTAATTCATTAGTAAACCAAGATTCGGTAGTGCAATTGCCTGAGCCAAAAGTTTCCAAAATCACCGCTTTATTGCTTTTTGTTTGTAAAACAGATTGAACTGTGAATTGATTAATTCCGGGAAACAATTTTAATACGGCAATGTTATTGCTAATTGTGGAGTGAACTTTTAGTTTTTGCTGCCCCACTTTTTTTAGTGCGGCGTAATTGTATTTAATTTGAACTCCGGCTTCAGCAAGTACCGGATAATTAGGAGATTTGAATGCATCAAAATGTGAGCTGTTAAATTTAAAGGTTCTATTCCCTCGGTATAATTTATATTCAAAATAGATGCAAACTTCTGATACCACCGGTTTGTTTTTTTCTTTTGCAGCAGCAATTTCAATGGCGGTAATTAAATTTTCTTTACCATCGGTTCTAATAATGCCTATGGGTAATTGCGAGCCTGTTAATATTACGGGTTTGTTCAGATTTTCGAGCATAAAACTTAATGCACTCGCCGTAAAACTCATGGTATCTGAGCCGTGAAGAATCACAAATCCGTCATACTTTTGGTAATTTTTCTCTATAGTTTTTGCCAAATCAACCCAAATTTCCGGTTGCATATTTGATGAATCAATCGGTTTTCCTGTAGTTATTACATCTAAGCGTACAGCAAATTTATTCAACTCCGGAATTTGCTTGGTTAATGCATTAAAATTGAATGGTTTTAATTCCCCACTTTTAGGGTCTTGCATCATGCCAATGGTGCCACCGGTATAAATTAGCAATACAGAACTTTGAGCAGACTTCATGGTACTATCTTGATTATATAAAAGAGCGGATATTTCCGCTCTTTATTCAACTATTATTAGAAAGGTAAATCGTCATTATCGTCTACATTTCCGGTAAATACCGGCGTACTGCCAGAGTTATCTTTTGTGGCATTATTTTGAGTTTGTGTGTTCGGTTGGGTTTGAGAAGAGTTTGCAAACTTTTCAATTCTCCAGGCTTCCAATGTATTAAAATATTTAATTCCTTGTGGACCATTCCACTCACGTCCACGTAAATTAAATTGTACTCTTAATTCTTCACCAATATTGAATTGATCAAGCATTGTACATTTATCTTGCGTTACCTGAAAACTAACGTGTTGCGGATATGGTGTATTCGCCTCAGTAGTTAAAATGAATTCTCTCTTTTGGAAACGATCATTAATTTTTGTCGTTTCAAACTTTGCTTTAAGTGTTCCTGTTACTTCCATGTTATATATATTTATTTTATTATTTACTTAGTTAATACCTGCCAGGCTTCTTTCACTTTTTTTGTGGAAAGTAAAGTTTGAGCATAGCGGTGCTTTTCTTCCTGATTTTTAAAAGTCGGCAATTTCAATTGATTATCTTGTTCGGGAATGTTTTCTACACTGGCTAACAAGCCTAAATCATTACCGGTTAATACCTTACTGTTTTTAAGTTCTTCGGGCAAATTATCAATACCGATTCCAATGCTGGTAATTGGTTTTTCCACCTCAAATAAAGCATCTCCGGATGCTCGGCAATAATAATTATCTCCCATTCGGGCTACCAAATCAAGCTTTCGAACATCTATATTATTTTCAGCATTCAATACAGATTCACTGATATGAATTTTGATGATTTCACAAATTACCAAATTACCGGCCCCACCGGATTTGCCCAGTTCTTTTATTTCCAAAACTCTACACTCCATTTGAATGGGGCTTTCAGCTACCCGAAAAGGCTTAATTAGTTCAGATGGAAGAGGAGTAAAACCTGCCTTAACAAATTCGTTAATTCCTTTGGGAAATGGGCTGCTAGCTAAACTGGATTGTTGAACAATATTATAAGTTACCACATTAATTACTACCTCAGGAACTTCCCTTAAGTTGAGCAATGTGTCTTTAGCTGCACCTGTTCTTCCGCTATATGCCGGTGAAAAAACAGCAATTGGAGGGTTAGAAGAGAAAATATTAAAAAAGCTGAATGGAGCCAAATTAGGTTCTCCAATTTCACTGATGGTACTTGCAAAACAAATAGGGCGGGGAGCAATGGCATTTTGTAAATATTTTTGCAAAACCGGAACGGTTAACTCTTTCGGATTCAGACTCAACATAGGAAGGACTAATTTACTAAAAATGAAGGTTTTTTTGCCTGATTGTTAATAAATGCTCTTATTGTGAATTTATACAATGCTAATTCAGCGTAATCAATTGTATAAAAAAATCAAAATATTCACATAAATATAGTAGCAAGAGCTCAAATATATCTTCTATCAAATTAATTGCAATACAGTTAGTTGAGTCTAATTAATTAAATTACTGGTGTAATTTTATAATTTTAAGCTAATTCTAGATTTTATAGCCCTGAGAAATTAAGAGACTTTAAAAACTCGCTGTATATTATATCGTTTGATGCAATGATTTCTTTATCAAAAAGCCAATTATTTCCCGCCTTAAAATCACTAACAATACCACCGGCTTCTTTTACAATTAATGCACCGGCTGCCACATCCCATGCATTCAAATTGTATTCATAAAATCCATCAAATCTTCCACAAGCCACGTAACATAAATCAACGGCGGCCGATCCCATTCTTCGGATTCCATGCGTATTTTCCATAAAATATTTTAAACTTTTTAAATAGGATTCCATTCTTGAAAAATTAAAAATGGGAAAACCGGTGGCAATTAAAGAGTTTTTTAAGTTGATATTTTCAGAAACCCGAATTTGAATTGAATTTAAAAAACTACCTCCGTCTTTAGTCGCGTAAAAACATTCGTCTTTATTTATTTCATAAACAACTCCTAAAATAATTTCGCCCTTAAATTCCAACGCAATACTTACTGCGTAGCAAGGAATGCCGTGAATGAAATTGGTAGTTCCATCCAGCGGATCAACTATCCAATTGTAATCCTGACGTGACGAAATGGAATTTTCTTCCACAATAAATCCTGCAGGAAAATGATCATTCAGTTCTTTAACAATTTTACTTTCAGCCCCTTTGTCGACGTAACTCACCAAATCGTTTAAACCTTTTATTTCAATATCTTCCTGCCTGAAGTTTTCATTGCGCTCATTTAAAATCCAATGTCCGGTATCTTTACAAGTGGCAATAACTTTGGCAAGTAATAGATTTAATTTTACCGAATCCATCATTTTGAATTAAATAATAAACGTTGTCCTATAAACTGATCGTTAATTTTATTATTGAACCAAGCCGGATGTCCGTTTACAAAAGTAGCATGTATACTGCTTTTAAATGTGTGGCCCTCAAAAGGACTCCATTTACATTTGTATAAAATATTATCTTTAGTTACACTGGTGTTTTTATTTAAATCAACTAAAGTTAAATCTGCGGCATAACCTTCACGAATGAATCCTCGGTTTTGAATGCGGAATAATACAGCCGGGTCGTGGCACATTTTTTTTGCAATATGTGTTAGACTTATTTTTTTCATATGATAAAAATCAAGCATGGCTAATAAACTGTGTTGAATCAAAGGACCGCCACTTGGAGCTTTAAGGTATGATTGCGATTTTTCTTCCACTGTATGAGGAGCATGGTCGGTAGCAACTACATCAATGGTATCGTTAAGCACTGCCTCAAATAATTTAGCTCTGTCCATTTCAGTTTTTACCGAAGGATTCCATTTTATAAAATTACCTTTAGTCTGATAATCCTCATCATTAAACCAAAGATGGTGTATACAAGCTTCCGCTGTTATTAATTTATCTTTTAATGGAATTTTATTCGTAAACAAACTCAATTCTTTAGCAGTTGAAATATGAAAGACATGCAAACGAGCATTGAATTTTTTGGCCAGTGATACCGCTAGTGAAGAAGATTTGTGACAAGCTTCTTCGCTTCGAATTACAGAATGAAAATAAGCCGGAATATCTTCGCCATATTTCTCAATAATTTCAGCATGTTTTAATTTAATCATCGGGTCATCTTCGCAATGTGTAACCAATAAAGCATTTACATTTTGAAAAATATTTTCAAGTGTTTGTATATTGTCCACCAACATGTTTCCGGTGGAAGAGCCCATGAATATTTTAACTCCTGCAATTTTAGAATAATCCGCTTTTTGCAGTTCATTAATATTGTCGTTTGTTGTACCTAATAAGAATGAATAATTAGCTACAGAACATTGCGAGGCGCGTAAATACTTTTTTTCAAGTTCTTCAACACTTGTGGCCGGTGGATTAGTATTGGGCTGTTCCATAAAACTAGTTACTCCGCCCGCAACGGCTGCCCTAGATTCGCTATGAATATCACCTTTATGTGTTAGGCCGGGCTCTCTGAAGTGTACCTGATCATCTATTACCCCAGGAAATAAATGTAAACCCTGCGCATCCACTTCAATAACTTTTTCTTTCAAGGAAATATTTCTGTCTATTTTGGAAATAAAACCATCTTTAATTAAAACATCGGAGTTGTAAATTTCTCCTTCGTTTACAATCGTTGCGTTTTTAATTAGCATGCTCATTTGCAGTAAAGTTACAACTCTGCCAACGCAATTAAAAACTTTTCGAGTTTTAATTTGGCTTCTTTAGCCGTACAATTATAATTATTGAATAAAACGGAGAATGCCAGCTCTTTTCCTGATTTTGAAGTTACATAACCGCAATAACCACGAGCGCGATTTATATATCCCGTTTTAGCTTTCATATTGTTTTCTATAAAGTTACCTTTTCCTAAACTGTGCATGCTTCCGCTTTTTCCGGCTACCGGAAGTGAATTAATGAAATATTTATAATTAACACTATCCTTTTTAATTTTTGTTAATGCTGCCGCTTGAAAATGGGTAGTAATATTATCAGCTCTAGATAAACCACTCCCATCGGTCATGAATAATTCGTCGGTATTCAAACCTTTGTCTTTCCAGTATTTTTTTACCAAATCCAAGCCGTTAGATAAACTGCCTTTTCCAATTGCTCTTAATAATGTTTCGCAATAATGATTGTTACTTCTCAGGTTTGTGAAAAATATTAACTTATCTAACGAGGGTGAAAAATGGGTATGTAATAATGCTCGTTTTGGGATGATGGTGTCGTTATTTTTATAAACCGATTCAATTTTATGTATATCACATTTAATTCCTGATCGGGTTAAAGAGGTAAATAACATTTCCGCACATAAAAGTGCTGGATCGGGGAGTGCAGCTTCCACATCATAATTTGCTTTTTTAGGTGGTATTTTTCCATTCACTTCTTTAATAAAGGAAAAGGGATCGCCCTGCACATAAGCCTCGTCATCATTGCCTTTAGCAATTACGTTGGAATTAATGGTGACCGTATTATTTAAATAGGCCGGAATGGTTTTTACGACATCAGCTTTACAACCCGATTCTTTTGTACAATAAATTATTTTGAATTTATTATCGGCATAAGATAATGCACAGGGTACAACACCAAAATAATTACTAATATCGGCCCAAATCCAATTGGAAGGGATAGAGCGATCAAAATAAGTAGCATCCCCAATAATCTTTCCTTTTACTTCTTTAACACCTTTATCAACTAATATTTTGGCCCATTTATCAGTTATCTGTGTTGTGTCTTTAGTAAAGTATTCAGATTGCAAACTTGGGTCTCCATGACCATAAATGATCAAATCACCGTGAATTACACCGGTTTTTTGGTCAAAATTTCCGGTATGATATATTTTGGTTGTAAATTTGTAATTATTACCTAATATACCAAGTGCCGCGCCGGTGGTAATTACTTTTAAAGTAGATGCGGGAATCAAAAACTGATGTGCGTTATGTTCAGCTACTACAGATTCATCTGCAGTATTTAATACGCAATATCCTATAGAAGCGTGTTTCAGACTTGCATCGCTATTCCAATCGTTTAAAACTTTGTCGATTTGACAAAATGAATGGACATGAGAAATTAAGTTAAGCGAAATAAAAAATAGAATATGTCTGCTCAGGACATTTTTTTTAAAATCAAATAATTTAATTGTTGTAAAATTCATTACCAGATTTCTACTCGGTCTTTTTCAGGCCTGTACATTTTATCTCCTTCTTTAACATTGAAGGCTTTGTAAAACTCACTCATGTTGGATAAAGGTGCAAAGGCTCTGAAAAATGCAGGAGAATGATAATCAACCGTAATTAAACGCTTTAGTTCTTCATCTCTACAAATTTGTTTCCAGCCTTGTGCCCAGGCAATAAAAAAGCGTTGCTCGCCGGTAAAGCCATCCATTACTTTAGATGGTTTTCCGTTTAATGATTTTTGATAAGCATGATAAGCCATAGTTAATCCGCCCAAATCCGCAATATTTTCTCCTTGGGTCATACTGCCATTAACATGAAGTGTATCAATAGCTATATACGAATCAAATTGTGTTATTATACCTTGTTTCTTATTTTTAAAGTTTTCAAAATCTTGCTCAGTCCACCACATTTTCATATTTCCATCTGCATCAAACTGTGATCCCTGATCATCAAATCCGTGAGATAATTCATGACCGATAATTGATCCCATTGTACCATAGTTAGCTGCATCTTCAGCCTCGGCATCAAAAAAGGGTGGCTGAAGTATGGCTGCCGGGAAAGTGATTTCATTTGTGGTAGGATTATAATAGGCATTAACCGTAACTGGTGTCATTTGCCATTTATAACGATCTACCGGTTTATTTAAATCGCTTATGTTGTCGATTGTCTTAAATTTATTTGCAGCACATACATTTTCCCAATAATTATTTGTGCCTATAGTTAAACTCGAATAATCATCCCATTTATCCGGATATCCGATTTTGCGAATCAGCAAATCCAGCTTTTTATGAGCCGCCTTTTTTGTTTCTGCACTCATCCAGGTTCTGGTGTCAATTCTGTCTCTATATGCTAAAATTAAGTTATCAATTAATTTATCCAATTTAGCTTTTGACGCAGGGGGGAAGTATTTTTTTACAAATTCACGAGATAAGGCATGACCAATTGAACGATCAACAACAGATTCTGCTCTTTCCCATCTTGGTTTCATTGCTTTTGCTCCACTTAAAACTTTACCATAAAAATTAAAATGGGTTTCTTCAAACTTAGAACTTAGAAAGGGAGCGGCGGCATTTAATAAATGAGCTTTGCTGTAATTTTTTAAATCTTCAATGGAAGTTGAACTTAATAATTCGTTCATCGCCTTCATATAATCAATCATGCCTACCAAACAAGTGTCGGGTTGTTTTGTTCCTAATGCCTTAAAATAATCTGTCCAATTAATGTTACCGGCTAATTCATTCATCATATTAGGAGTGTAAATGTTGTACATCCGCTCCACATTTCTCATTTCTAAACTAGTGAAAGCCTTTTCTGTTAGCTTTTTTTCAAAATCAAAAACACCTTGCGCCATTTTATTGGCTTGTTCACTATTTGTTCCGCTTAAAACAAAAAGTTCAGAGAGATAATTGATATACGCTTTTTGAATTTTTTCGAATTGAGGGTTATAATAAAAATCGCGATTATGTAATCCAAAACCATCTTGTCCTATTTCATATATATTTCGCTTACTATTTTTAGCATCTACACCAACTCCTCCGTTGAAAAACAAATTAATACCAATTAAGCCAAATGAATTTTTTAAGTTTACAATTCCTTTTAAATCTTTTATTTTTTCAATTTCATCTAATTGTGCTTGGATAGGAGTAATACCTAATTTTTCAGCTTTAACAGAATCCATAGCGGTACTATAAAAATCGTGAAGTTTTTGTTCGTCAGAATTAGCTTTTGCCGTTTTATTTAACAAAGCTGCATCCAGAATTTTCTTAATATTTTTTAGATTGTTATTATGAATTTCATTGAAACTTCCATATCTGGAGTCTGACTCGGGAAGTTTAAACGATTTTTGCCAACTGCCATTACAATACATGTAAAAATCATTTCCGGGATTTTCTTTTTTATCCATGTTCGATAATACAATTCCGGATTTTTGACCAAAACCGGACAATAATACAGAAGAAAGAAGAAAGGTTGCAATTTTTTTCATAATACAATTTAGCTATACTATAAAAATAAGAATAATGCGTAAGCTAAAAAACCTAAACTATATTAATTATCAATTATCACTAAAAATCACGTAAAATGGGTTAATCCAGACGAATTACTTGTCCGGTGTCAACAAAAGCAATAAGCTTTTTTATCTCTTGAAATCCCATTTTTAATAAGGCTTTTTCATAATTATTCATTTGTTCACGATGAATTTCAGCTTTAGAGTAACCCGATTTATAATCAATAATAACGGCACTTTTATTGTTAATTACAATTTTATCGGGACGTAAAATTTCACCGTTTTCCGAAAGAATCTCCTTTTCTACTTTATTTGTAAAAGGGGTATTGTAGTATTCAATTAAATCAGGGTGATTAATAATGGAGGTTATTTTTGTTATAATAGAATTTTGGTCTTTAGCACTTATTAAGCCTTTTGTTACCGCAAGTTGCACTTCAGTTTCGATTGCCTCAATAGATTGAATATTAGAAAGTATTTCATGAATTGCAATGCCGTATTGAATAAAGTCTTTTTCATAAAGAAAATCTCCACCGGTGCTTGATTTGATCTGAATGGTTTTTGAATCTGCATTAAAACGAATATTATTTAATTTAAATTCGGGTAAATTTGCTTTCTTTTTTGAGTTATACTTTAGGGATTGGCCGAATGTGCTAATATTTAAATCAGTCAGTTTTTCATCTTTAAACAAAAATTGTGATAACCATTGATCAACCGATTTGTGATTAACTTTCTCTTTTCTATAGGCCAAAATATGCAAACGATGAATGGCTCTGGTAAAAGCTACGTAGAGTAAATTTAAGTTATCCAAAATTTCTTCTTGTATTTCGTGTTCAAATGCGGCTGATAATCCGGCAGCCTCCATCTGTGTATTAACCTGCAAGATAGAAACCGGTAATTTAGAATTGGTATGACTTAGATCTACCCATACATCATCCTGCTCGTGAATTCTCCAGTTACAAAAAGGTATGATGACAACAGGAAATTCGAGTCCTTTCGCAGCATGTATGGTCATAATTTTAACCGCATTGCTACTTTCAGGAATAATAACCGAAGCCTTTTTTTGACGCACTTCCCACCAGGTTAAAAATGCAGATAAACTGTTTTTTCCATTTATTGTAAATTCTGTAACCTGATCAAGAAAAAAACGAATGTAAATGGAATTATCTTTAGAAAGTTGAAGTAATTCATTAATATAAATGCAGAGATCTAATAGATTGCTCAGTTCTAATTTTTCTTCCTGAAATTGAATGCCGATTTTATTTAATACTTTAAACAGATCTTTAGACTTGGCTAAATCTTCATATGAAAGGAAAAGGGTGTTTGCATCAATAATTTGTTCATCAAAAAGATATTGTAAAACAACTCCGGCACTAATTTTATCAGATTTGTCAATAAGATAGGAAAGAAAGCTTGTTAAAACATTAACTTGTCTGTTGTTTTTTAAAAGAAGAGATTCAGAAGAAACTACCGGAATTTGGTTTTCTGACAACACTTGCGCTACCCAACTTCCTGTTTCTTTTTTTCGGGTAATAATACAAATGTCTTTGGGTTGAAAGCCGTCAGCTAAAGCAGCCCTAACATTTTCGAGCACCTGCTTTAAATTTATTTCCTTGTGTTCAGCTGAGGCTAAAACTCCGGAATGAATTTGCACCAGGCCTGTCTCATTTGAATGGGTGATTTGGCTTTGTTTATAGTAAATACTTTTTGTATCCTCACCCCCTAAATTTTCTGATAAATCAGAAAATAAATTATTATTGAATTCGACAATAGTGCTGGTGCTTCGTCGGTTTGTATCCAAAAATGCAACCTGATAATTTCGAGATAAACTGTCTAGTCGTTCTTTTTCTGTTTTATTTTCATTTCCCTTTATTTTACCGGGCAAATCGATAAATTGTTTTACATTGGCGTTTCGCCATCTGTAAATACTTTGCTTACCATCACCTACCACTAAATTGTAATAACCTGATGCTAATGAATGATCGAGCAGGGGTAAGATGTTTTGCCATTGCAAAGAACTGGTGTCTTGAAATTCATCTAAAAGATAATGATGATACTTCTCTCCTAAACGTTCATAAATAAAAGGCGTTGGTTCATTTTTAATCAGTTCAAAAATCTTTTGATTAAATTCACTTATAAACACAATTTGTTCTTCCTCTTTTTTGGCACTGCTTAATTCTTCAATTTTTTTAATTAACCGAATTAGATGCATGTGCTTGTGCAACAAAATATTTAATTGATAACCGGTACAATTTTGAAGATAATAAGTTCGAAGTTCAACCACGGTTTGGGTAAACTGATCATTTAACTTGCCGGTTTGAATTAACCATTTTCCGGTTTCTATGGCTTCCAATAATGTTTTTTGCTGAAAGTCACTTTCACTTTCCTTTCCTTTTAAACATTTTTCAAAAATATTTAGTGGGGACTTGGATTTCCCTTTTAAATCATTTACAGTTAGATTATTTGTTTTAATTATTTGTTGCCCGGTAATTGCCATTTCTTTGATGTTTTTTCTAAACGCACCAATGGCTGTTTTAATTTGCTGATTAATACTGTTTAACTCATCATCACTTAGTGTATTTAGTTTTTCAATAAATTCTGATGCGTTTTCTTTGCCCAGTAATTTTACAAATTGTTTAAGACTTCTTTCCGGGTCCCAGGAAGCGTTATCATCTGCTTTTGCGAGTGCATATTCTTTTAATAAGGCGGTAACATTTTTGTCTTCACCAACTGTTGCAAATAAGTTTGAAATAATTTGATTGTAAAAAGAAGTTAGGTCGGTTTCAATATTGAAATTAATCGGTAAATCTAATTCATAGGCAAAGGTTTTCACAATTTTATGCGTAAAACTGTCTATTGTTCCAATAGATAATTCGGAATAGTTGTGAATAATTTGAGTGAGTAATAATTTGGCTCTTTCTCGCAGTTGTTCCTCTTTAATATTTAAATCGATAAGTAAACTTTGTCCGATATCGGGAAGTATGGCGTTTTTACTAATTTCAGTGAGGTAGTGAATAACGCGTTCTTTCATTTCTGCAGCTGCCTTGTTTGTAAATGTAACAGCAAGTATTCTTTTGAAATTATAGTTTATTTTTTTTTCATCAAGCATGGCCAGTCTTAGAAATTCTTTAACTAACGTAAATGTTTTTCCGCTACCGGCCCCTGATTTATAAACCAAAAAATTTTTCACAATAAAAAAACAAGTTAAGTTTTTTTAAAGAATTGTAAAAACTAATTATAAACAAGCGGATTAAATTCCTTTAACAAAATTAACCAA
This sequence is a window from Sphingobacteriaceae bacterium. Protein-coding genes within it:
- a CDS encoding inositol monophosphatase — protein: MMDSVKLNLLLAKVIATCKDTGHWILNERNENFRQEDIEIKGLNDLVSYVDKGAESKIVKELNDHFPAGFIVEENSISSRQDYNWIVDPLDGTTNFIHGIPCYAVSIALEFKGEIILGVVYEINKDECFYATKDGGSFLNSIQIRVSENINLKNSLIATGFPIFNFSRMESYLKSLKYFMENTHGIRRMGSAAVDLCYVACGRFDGFYEYNLNAWDVAAGALIVKEAGGIVSDFKAGNNWLFDKEIIASNDIIYSEFLKSLNFSGL
- the dacB gene encoding D-alanyl-D-alanine carboxypeptidase/D-alanyl-D-alanine-endopeptidase, coding for MNFTTIKLFDFKKNVLSRHILFFISLNLISHVHSFCQIDKVLNDWNSDASLKHASIGYCVLNTADESVVAEHNAHQFLIPASTLKVITTGAALGILGNNYKFTTKIYHTGNFDQKTGVIHGDLIIYGHGDPSLQSEYFTKDTTQITDKWAKILVDKGVKEVKGKIIGDATYFDRSIPSNWIWADISNYFGVVPCALSYADNKFKIIYCTKESGCKADVVKTIPAYLNNTVTINSNVIAKGNDDEAYVQGDPFSFIKEVNGKIPPKKANYDVEAALPDPALLCAEMLFTSLTRSGIKCDIHKIESVYKNNDTIIPKRALLHTHFSPSLDKLIFFTNLRSNNHYCETLLRAIGKGSLSNGLDLVKKYWKDKGLNTDELFMTDGSGLSRADNITTHFQAAALTKIKKDSVNYKYFINSLPVAGKSGSMHSLGKGNFIENNMKAKTGYINRARGYCGYVTSKSGKELAFSVLFNNYNCTAKEAKLKLEKFLIALAEL
- a CDS encoding type I asparaginase; translated protein: MKSAQSSVLLIYTGGTIGMMQDPKSGELKPFNFNALTKQIPELNKFAVRLDVITTGKPIDSSNMQPEIWVDLAKTIEKNYQKYDGFVILHGSDTMSFTASALSFMLENLNKPVILTGSQLPIGIIRTDGKENLITAIEIAAAKEKNKPVVSEVCIYFEYKLYRGNRTFKFNSSHFDAFKSPNYPVLAEAGVQIKYNYAALKKVGQQKLKVHSTISNNIAVLKLFPGINQFTVQSVLQTKSNKAVILETFGSGNCTTESWFTNELKKAIDRGILILNITQCREGKVIQGKYETSSHLKKIGVISGKDLTFESAVTKLMFLFGTKNSLSKNKKLINTNIIGELTN
- a CDS encoding flavin reductase family protein, which translates into the protein MLSLNPKELTVPVLQKYLQNAIAPRPICFASTISEIGEPNLAPFSFFNIFSSNPPIAVFSPAYSGRTGAAKDTLLNLREVPEVVINVVTYNIVQQSSLASSPFPKGINEFVKAGFTPLPSELIKPFRVAESPIQMECRVLEIKELGKSGGAGNLVICEIIKIHISESVLNAENNIDVRKLDLVARMGDNYYCRASGDALFEVEKPITSIGIGIDNLPEELKNSKVLTGNDLGLLASVENIPEQDNQLKLPTFKNQEEKHRYAQTLLSTKKVKEAWQVLTK
- a CDS encoding dihydroorotase, producing the protein MSMLIKNATIVNEGEIYNSDVLIKDGFISKIDRNISLKEKVIEVDAQGLHLFPGVIDDQVHFREPGLTHKGDIHSESRAAVAGGVTSFMEQPNTNPPATSVEELEKKYLRASQCSVANYSFLLGTTNDNINELQKADYSKIAGVKIFMGSSTGNMLVDNIQTLENIFQNVNALLVTHCEDDPMIKLKHAEIIEKYGEDIPAYFHSVIRSEEACHKSSSLAVSLAKKFNARLHVFHISTAKELSLFTNKIPLKDKLITAEACIHHLWFNDEDYQTKGNFIKWNPSVKTEMDRAKLFEAVLNDTIDVVATDHAPHTVEEKSQSYLKAPSGGPLIQHSLLAMLDFYHMKKISLTHIAKKMCHDPAVLFRIQNRGFIREGYAADLTLVDLNKNTSVTKDNILYKCKWSPFEGHTFKSSIHATFVNGHPAWFNNKINDQFIGQRLLFNSK
- a CDS encoding pyridoxal-phosphate dependent enzyme is translated as MKVCKNILETIGNTPLVKLNKITKDLPCDVYAKVETFNPGNSIKDRMAIKMIEDAEKDGRLKPGGTIIEGTSGNTGMGLAIGAVIKGYKCIFTTTDKQSKEKVDALRAFGAEVIVCPTDVEPEDPRSYYSVSSRLVNEIPNAWKPNQYDNLSNSIAHYEQTGPEIWDQTDGKITHLVVGVGTGGTICGTGRFLKEKNPNIQVLGIDTYGSVFKKYKETGIFDKNEIYPYITEGIGEDFLPANVDFKIIDYFEKVTDKDAAIMTRRIPKEEGIFVGNSAGSALAGLLQMKDRFKKGDVVVIIFHDHGTRYMGKMFNDDWMRDRNFLEVTKPKAIDLVANHKNQKLLTLDSKATVNEALTILGKYNISQIPITENNEFIGSINDSYIFNKLIDNTDIKGETIKNIMQKPFPVVGESASIEDISKLINKDNNAVLLKDLGGNMHIITKHDIIQAVAKMSN
- a CDS encoding DUF3127 domain-containing protein, with product MEVTGTLKAKFETTKINDRFQKREFILTTEANTPYPQHVSFQVTQDKCTMLDQFNIGEELRVQFNLRGREWNGPQGIKYFNTLEAWRIEKFANSSQTQPNTQTQNNATKDNSGSTPVFTGNVDDNDDLPF